The Spirosoma oryzicola region GTGCATAACCACTTGTTTAGCGTCTGGAATACACAGGCGAACGACGGTGTCCGCATTCACGCGTTGGGCAATGGTCGGTATCGTCTGGAGGGATCAAAAACGTTCTGTTCGGGTGCTGGCTGGATTCATCGACCACTGGTGACGGGTGAGTTGATTGGTGCCCAAAAGCAAGGATGGCAGATGTGTATTATACCCACCGAATCCGTCAAACCAATCGCCCAGGATAAGCGGTTCTGGCAGCCGTTAGGTATGCGTTCCTCTGTTAGTTACAAACTAGATTTTACCGGAGTCGAGATTGATGAAGCGGATTTGCTGGGGCAACCCGGTGACTACTTCCGGCAGCCGTATTTTAGTGGGGGGGCGATTCGGTTTGCCGCTGTGCAGTTGGGTGGAGCAGAGGCTTTGTTTAATGAAACACGGGCTTTTCTGGCGTCGATGAATCGGATTGACGATCCAATGCAAAAGGCCCGGCTGGCTGAAATGGCTTATTTGCTTGAATCCGGTAATCAATGGATTGCGACGGCTGGATCAAAAAACGACGAATGGTTGGGCCGAGGTGGAGAAATAGACAAAATTGTTGCCTACGCCAACATGACCCGAACGGCTATTGAAGAAATCTGTTTGCGGATGATGGCGCTGGCTGAACGATGTGTAGGAGCACGGGGACTTATGGGGCCTCTTCCGTTCGAGCGGATTCACCGCGACCTGACGTTTTATCTTCGCCAGCCCGCTCCCGATGCTACGCTGGCTGACATTGGCCGTTACGTGCTCACCAATCAAACCAAAGCGCATGACCTCTGGCATTGATAAAGCGCATCTTTTGGAAGACCTTGCTGTCTCGATTGATCCTCAGGACCTGAGTCGTATCGGACGTACGCTGGTCATTGCCCCGCATCCCGACGACGAATCGTTAGGATGTGGTGGTACGATTGCCCTTTTGCGGGAACAGGGCTATAGCGTGCACGTGCTATTTGTGAGTGATGGAACGCTGTCGCACCCTAATTCGCCCAGCTACCCCGCTGAGCGGCTGCGTCAGTTGCGTGAATCAGAAGCACTGGAAGCCCTCCGTATTCTGAACGTGTCACCCGACAACTGTACATTCATGCGACAGAAAGACAGGCAGGTTGCGACACCGGATCGGGCAGGCTTCGACGATGCCGTCCATTTTATGCATACGCTGCTGTTGGATGTTGACCCGCAAACCGTACTGGTACCCTGGCGTCGCGACCCCCATCCAGACCATCGGGCTTCCTGGCAAATTCTGACGGGGGCGATTGCCCGGCTTCCGAATCGTCCGCGCGTGCTGGAATACCTGATCTGGTTGTGGGAGTTAGGCCATGACCGTGACATGCCTGGACCGAACGAAATGCAGGTGTGGCGTATGCCCATTCTGTCGGTTATGGACCAACGCAATCAGGCTATTGCGGCTCATCGCTCGCAGGTGACCCGATTGATCAACGACGATCCGACGGCTTTCTATCTGTCGCCGGAGTTACTTACGCATTTCGAAGCACCGCGTGAGTTATTTCTGGAGGAAAAGAAAAAAGCTTAACGAACGAACTACCAATCCCTAATTCGAACCTTTCTATTACAGTCATGCAAAGTTTGCCAACTACCTATTTCGACGATGTTTACCGGGCTAACAGCGATCCCTGGGCGTTTGAAACAAGTCCTTACGAGAAGGCCAAGTACGAAGCAACCGTAGCCGCTTTACCGAACGATCGTTATGAAAATGCGTTCGAGATAGGCTGTTCCATCGGAGTCCTGAGTGCACTGCTGGCGCAGCGGTGCGAAAAACTGCTTTCGGTAGATGCCAGTGAATTGCCGCTTGAAGCCGCCCGTCAGCGGTTAGCGCCTTATCTAAACATCGCTGTTCGTCAAATGAGTATACCTAACGACTTCCCGGATGGCCATTTCGATCTCATCGTGATGTCTGAAGTCGGGTATTATCTGGTGATCGACGACTTAAAACGAGCGCGGCAATTGATGGTTGATCACCTCGATACGAACGGGCATTTACTGCTTGTTCACTGGACACCTTTTGTGCATGACTATCCGCTGACGGGCGATCAGGTTCACGAGCATTTTCTCGAAATTGCGGGTGAAGGAAAATCGCTAACCCATCTGCTGGGTCAGCGGACAGACAAATACCGGATGGATCTTTTTGTCAAGCGATGAGCGGAATGGAGGGCAGTTGATGAATCAACTGCCGAGTCATTTTTACGCATCGATATAAGGCCGAAGAAATGTGCGCAGGTCCTGAATAGCCGTTGTTATCGGGACCAGCTGCCAGCAGGCTGACCACTGCCCCTGCTGCATTTTGGCTTCTACCTTTTCCCAAAGCTGTCCAAAGAATGGGTTCATTTTTAGCTCGATCTTAAGCCACTGATCGTCAATGCATAGTTCCTGAGCAATCGGGGTCAGGTCGTTTAGCCCCGTTGCCTGACTGCGGTTATGCCAGTAAGCACGTAGTTTTTGCCGATTTCGAAATTTAAGAATAAGGGCTGCGGGTGGTTCTACCAGTTGGTCTTTGCCGGAATGATCGAGATTCGCCCAAAAGCGCAACTGCTCCGAAAAGCCTATGTCTACCCGTCCGTCCGTGCGCGTTGAGGTAAACACTTTCACGTGCGGGCTTTGTCGAACCTTGGCGTCCATCCGCAGGAGCGCTTTATAAAACGCTTCATCTTCCAAGTACGGCTTTTCGGGCAGGCGACCCGCCTGGTCATACACGCGACAGGTGACGGCAATGCTGGCTCCAAAATGCTGAAAATGCCGGGGCCACGGGTCGTTCGACGATGGATCGAGAATCGCTTCGGCTCTGGCGACCAATGTCCGGTACATCACGTTGCGCAAGTGATAGAGCCGCACCAAACTCTGTTCAGGATGGGTCAGAATGCGTCCGCCAACGGCATCGTTACCCTTGGCGATTTCCTGCATGATGTAATAAACCCAGTGCTTGTCAACGACCGTATCGCCATCCGTCGAGGCAATAATCCCGTTTGAACTTCCGGAGATTGTCAGTCTTCGGTACGCTTCATCCATCAGGAGTCGGCGAACCGTACCAATATTGGCTTTTGTGGCTGGCAGATGAATTTCGGAAATATGCAGGGGAAAGTCAGAATACGTTTGCTGGTACTGACGAGCCACTTTGTAAGAATGATCAGTGCAGTTATTAACCAGTAACAAAACTTCGTAAGTAGCCGGATCGAGCGGATTGCCCGCGCTGTCCTGTTGATTTCGAAGTGCATCCAGCGTATGGGTAAGGTGGTGTGCTTCGTTGCGAGCCGGAACAATTACACTTAGTTGCAGCAGTGTAGAAGGGGGAGCCGGGAACAAAAATGGATTTACAGACGGATCAGTCAGTACTTCGTCAACTGCGGTTTGCATAAAGTAGTGTATGCCCTAATGGCTTGTTACGTCGTCAGGGTACGGGGCAAACCGGCTGTTATATATGATTGTTGGCTTACTTAATGGATGTTTAATCGATAAGTAAAGAATCTTTTACAACGGTTCAAACGGCTGCTGTCCTAAACAGCCTTTCGATTGGCGGATCGCGCTTGTAGTGAGCGAAGTGTGGTTACGCAAAGCGTTGCTGCCAGCACGCCAATGCCCGCTCCGGCTAACACGTCGAGTGGATAATGAGCCGCTACATAAATACGACTGTATGAGACAAAAACTGCCCAAAGAAAGACCCACTTGGCCCAAGGATACTGCTGCCCAACGAGCAGCCAGAGACCCGTTGCCAGCGCGAAGGTATTGGCGGCATGAGATGAGGCAAAGCCGTAAGGACCACCACATTCCATCACGGGGTGAATCAGTTTCTGCAACGCCGGAACGTGACAGGGTCGTAACCGAAGGGTGAGCGGTTTGAGCAGGGCCGATGACGTCTGATCGCTGATGGCTACCGCTGCGGCTAGGGTCAACACCATCCAGAGGGCCTGTTTGCGATAACGAAATATGAGCCATCCGATAAGTAGCGCGTAGAACGGAAACCAGGTATTTCGCTCGGTAGCGAAAATCATGACCGGATCAAGCCAGGATGCGTACAGGCTGTTGAGCCACAAAAAAAGTGCGGTATCTACTTGATTGATTGCGTCGCGCAAGGAACGAAAAATTTATAGCGTTCGGTTTACGGCTGACTTCAACAACCGTAAACCGTTACACTCGATCTTACAAAACCAAAAATTGACTCAGGTAATTGCGGGCCGTTAGAATAGCCGTGCGTACGTCTTCGGCGCTACCTTCATACGCTTTGTCTTCAACCTCAATGCAAACCGGACCCCGGTAGCGTACATCAGTCAGCGCGGCAAAGAAGTTACGCCAGCGCACATCGCCCAGACCCGGCAGCTTTGGTGAATGGTATTCCAGAGGGTTTGCCATAATACCCACCCGGTCTAATTTGTCGCGGTACAGCTTCACGTCTTTCAGGTGAATGTGATGCAGTCGGTCGCGGTAGTCGTAGATGGGTTTTACTTCGTCCATGATCTGCCAGATCAAGTGGCTCGGATCGTAGTTCAGTCCTAACGCGCGGGAGGGAATGATGTCAAACAGCCGATCCCAGATAGCCGGAGTCGTTGCCAGGTTTTTACCGCCCGGCCATTCGTCATCCGTAAACCACATGGGACAGTTTTCAATACCGATTTTGACGTTGTTTTCTTCGGCCACCTTGACAATAGCGGGCCAGTGCTCAGCATACAGTTTCAGGTTGTCTGCTACGCTCAATAATGGGTTGCGCCCAATAAACGTGTTGACAACGGGAATACCCAGCTTGGCGGCTGCCCGGATAATTTTCTTGATGTGTTCGCGGTAGAATTCAGCCTGCTCCGGATTCGGATCAAGGGGGTTCGGATAATAACCCAGGCCAGAAATGGAAACGCCGTGCTGCTGCGTTAGGTGGTGAACCTGCTCGACGTTCAGATGATCTACGTCAATGTGGGTCACGCCCGCGTACCGACGTGCATCAGCGTTGCCGCTTGGCCAGCACATCACTTCGACGCATTTGAAATTGTGTTCAGCGGCAAATTTCAGGACACTATTCAAATCATAATCGGCCAGAATCGCCGATACAAAACCAAGGTTGAGCATGAGAAAAGATCGTAAGGAAACAGCCGCTAAGATAGGCGATTGTCGGGATAGTAGCTGAACCTATCGTCCGACAATCGCTTCCTGAACGGCTTCGTTGTTGCTCAACCCGCATGGCTAATTCCTACAATACGACCAGTCCGGCCTTTACAGCCCACAGGGCCAGGCCAACCCGGCTTTTCACTTCCAAACGCTCGAAGAGAGCCTCCCGGTAACCGTCAACGGTGCGCGGGCTGACATGCATACGATCCGCAATCTGAACATAGGTCAACTCTGAACAGGCTAGCTGAAGAAAGTGCAGTTCACGATGGTTCATTTTAGGCAAACCGGGGTTCTTACCCGGAAAGGAAGATTGAGAAGATGTCATACAAGGGTGTGATTTGGCTGCTACTTGTATCGATGGATAACTGACTGTAAGTTAGGGTATTCGATTGCTCAGCGCAATATGAAGTGAGTTAACGGTAGTATAGATTAAACGCAATAATGGTACTTTGTAGATATGTTGTAGGTTTATAAAAAAACCAGCAATAAGCGGTCCGTTCGTAACTACGAATAGCGTGCTGAAAGGACAAACTGGTTTAACCGGCGAACGGAATTATGAACGGCAAAAAGACAGATATACCAATAAAAAAAAGACCCGCCTTGCAGCGGGTCTTTTCTCAGAAATTATAGACTGGATTCAATTATTTGATTGAATCTCTTTTGGTCGTGTCAGTCGCCATCGTTGAATCACTTGACATAGTCGAAGTCGAATCCGAAGACATCGTAGACGTTGAATCCGTTACCGTTGCCGATGTAGAAGTCGTTTCGGTTTTGGTGCTCGAGCAAGCGGTAGCCAGCGTCATCAGCGAAAGCAGGAAAAATGCAGTTTTAGCCATGAGTATGATACGTTTAGACAAATTCATTGTTTTCAGCCTATTAATCCGATTGTAAAAGAAAAGTAACCCAATCTTTTACAGAATTTTTCGACTATCTGACGCAAGTAGCCGATACACGATCAAAGGATAAACTATTTGTCTACACTAATTTGTCTTTTAGGAACTTTATCGTTCGCCCCCAGGCCAATTTAGCGGCTGCTTCATTGTAGCGGGTAGGGGCGGTGTCATTGTTGAAAGCATGTTGAGCACCTTCGTACACGTACAACTCATACGGTACACGCGCTTTTTTTAAAGCTTCTTCGTATGCGGGTATTCCGGCATTGATGCGTTCGTCAAGACCGCCATAATGCAGTTGTACCGCTGCCTTGATCTTGGGAACGTCCGCTGCTTCGGGCTGACGACCGTAGAAGGGCACAGCCGCTTTCAGGTCCGGGTCGTGGACAGCCAGTTGATTCGCCATAGCGCCACCCCAGCAGAACCCGACTGCACCGAGTTTGCCCGTACTGTCTGGTCGGGATTTCAGGTAATCGAGGGCTTTGACAAAGTTTTCGCGCGTTTTCTGAGCGTCCAGTTTGCCAAATAACTCACGAACCTGTGCTTCATCGGTGGGCGTTCCTCCTGCGCCAGAAAGCGCATCGGGAGCCAGCGCGAGGAATCCGGCCAAAGCCATCCGACGCGTGACATCTTCAATATGCGGATTTAACCCCCGGTTCTCGTGAATAACGACGACAGCCGGATACTTGCCTGCCGCAGCCGGTCGAGCCAGATACCCTTTCATGGTCGTATCGGAACCCGGAAACGTAACCGATTCTGCTTTGATGCGGTCATCCTGTCGGGTTATCGTTTCGGCATGGGCGTAGTTAATTTCCAATAGGGGTAAGGTCGCGAGAGCGGAGGCCATACTACCCGTCAGCTTGGCGAGTCGTTTGAGGAAGTCGTCACGTTTGAGAGGCTTGTGCGTGTATTCGTCGAAAAGATTGATAATCCGCTGATCCATGAGTAGTTAGTTTTGGGCTTGTTCCGTAAAGCTCACCAATGGCCCCGTAAAACACAAATTCCCGACGGTGGATAATCCCGGTGATGAATGGGTGTACGATAAGGATCATACAGGATGGTTGCTGAAACCTGGCGAATGGCATGGTAAAACACCGGCCTCGTTCTACCTTTGCGCCCGTATAGAACGAGTGAGCGAGTCGCAGCGTGCCGGACCGATTGAGCAGTTCCGACGCTCGAAGGCTCTTTCACTCGTTTGCCTTTTCACCCTTTCGTTTATTAACAATGGAATACCGCATCGAGAAAGACACGATGGGTCAGGTGCAAGTACCGGCCAATGTTTACTGGGGCGCGCAAACTCAGCGTTCCATCGAGAACTTCAAAATTGCCCAGGATATCAATAAAATGCCCCGCGAAATCATTCAGGCATTTGCGTATCTCAAAAAAGCAGCCGCACTGACGAATCTCGACGCGGGCGTTTTGCCGCAGGAAAAAAGCGATCTGATTGGTCAGGTGTGCGACGAAATTCTGGAAGGTAAACTGGATGATCAGTTTCCGCTGGTGGTGTGGCAAACGGGTTCGGGAACGCAGTCGAACATGAACGTCAACGAAGTGGTTGCGTACCGGGGACATGTGTTGCACGGTGGTCAGCTTACCGACGAGAAGAAATTTCTGCACCCTAACGACGATGTAAATAAGTCGCAGTCCTCGAACGACACGTTCCCGACGGCAATGCACATTGCCGCTTACAAAATCCTGCTCGATGTAACGATTCCGGGAATTACGAAACTGCGTGATACGCTGGCGGCTAAATCGAAGCAGTTCATGAACGTCGTCAAGATCGGACGGACCCACTTTATGGACGCTACGCCGTTGACGGTTGGTCAGGAATTTTCGGGCTATGTGTCGCAGCTTGACCACGGTTTGCGGGCGATCAACAACTCACTGGCTCACCTGAGCGAACTGGCGCTGGGCGGTACCGCCGTCGGTACGGGAATCAATACGCCCCCGAACTATTCGGAAAATGTGGCGAAGCACATTGCTAATGTAACCGGTCTGCCTTTCGTGACCGCCGAAAACAAATTTGAAGCGTTGGCTGCTCACGACGCGATTGTCGAAGCGCACGGTGCGCTGAAAACCGTGGCGGCAAGTTTGATGAAAATCGGTAACGATATCCGCATGCTGTCTTCGGGACCACGGGCGGGTATCGGCGAGTTGCACATTCCTGACAATGAACCCGGTTCATCGATCATGCCCGGTAAGGTGAATCCAACGCAGTGTGAGGCTATAACGATGGTAGCCGCGCAGGTGATGGGTAACGACGTGGCGATCAACTTTGGCGGTGCTCTGGGACATTTCGAACTGAACGTGTTCAAGCCCGTCATGATCTACAACTTCCTGCACTCGGCCCGGCTCATTGGCGATGCCTGCGTATCGTTCAACGACAAATGCGCCGAAGGTATCGAACCGATTGAAGCGAACATCAAAAAACACGTTGATTCTTCGCTGATGCTGGTAACGGCGCTGAACACCAAGATCGGCTATTACAAAGCCGCCGAAATTGCGCAGACGGCTCACAAAAACGGTTCTACACTGAAAGAAACCGCGCTGCAACTCGGCTACCTGACCGAAGACGAGTTCAACGAGTGGGTAAAACCAGAAGACATGGTCGGCGAGATCAAGTAAATAGAACAATCCAATATAGTTCGGGCTGTTACTGGTTGTGGTGTCGGTTTCTCAAAACCGACACCACAACCAGTAACAGCCCGAACTGCTTTTCGTAGAGTGAAGAATTACTTCATGCTTAGGGCGGCTTTTTTGTACTTCGCCGTGCGGGCATCCTGAATGATCCCTTTCCAGTTCAGGCCAAAGCCGAAGTCATACGCGTGGCCGTCGGCGTCAACGTACGGCTTCATATCGCGGGGTACGTCTTCCGCTTGCGCTTCTACCGTTTTCATATCAATGGGCATCTGCATAGGCAGTAAAGCCGATGGTTCGCTGGAACCCGTTAGAATATCCATCAGCGCCTGGTCCTGAACGCCAAAATGGGCCAGTATTGCATTGGTCTGCTTTTCAAATTCGCCAACAACGGTTGGGTTTGAGACAAGGAGCGAAACGATAACCGGTTTCCCGTTCATCTTTGCGTAGGTCTCCGTAACCATCCCTAAATCCGTGCCGTTGATGGTCTTGGCCGTTTTGCCGTTGTAGGATCGGTTTGTGAATTTCTCCAGCTGATCGCCACCGGCAATGCTTGGGTTGCGTGCTCCCTGGGCAGTGTAGTCACCGTATTGAAGACTCACCGGCACGTATCCGGTACCACCCGCTTTTGCATCAGCGCTGTTGTAGCCACCGCCCGAGTCGGGGCTCTGGATAAATACCAGCGCGTAATCGGCTTCGGCTGGATTGTCGGTCACGGTAAAGTATTTTTTCACAACAGTCAGATTGACCGGATATTCCAGCTTTTCGGGTATTTCCATGCCTAGGAAGTTGCGGCCTGCGGGGGTAAAGCGTTTAGGGATGTATACCGTTTTGCCCTTGGTTAGCGGTAAGGCCTTCGCTTTATTTTTCAGCATCACGACCGATTGCAGTTGGGCCTGATAACCATTCTGCATAAAATCGGCTTTGCCCACCACGTTGCGAGACGTTTGTGGTTCCAAATACGGATTTTCAAACAAACCGACCTGAAAGATATTTTTCAGCAGCCGAACCGCCGATTGCTCGAACCGCGCCCGCATGGCGGCTTCGCCTTTTTCTTTAACGCCCATCTTGTAGGCTTCGATAACCGGAGTCGCATCGTTATTGCCACCAAACTGATCGGCTCCTGCCATCAATATTTTATAATGACGCTCGGGAAGCGATAATTTGTCAACGCCCCACGATTTTCCGGTCAGGAAAAGATCGACCGCCGTTTCATTAGCCGTGATGTTCCAGTCGGTGCAGACAACACCATCATATTTGTATTTGCCCCGCAGCAAGTCGCCGATGATGTATTTGTTGTAGCTGTTGCCGACGTTTTCACCGTTTTTCTTGTCCTGATTGTACGAGATGGTGTAATAAGGCATGACCGCAGCCGCCGAACCTGTTTTGCCGTTTAGCTTGAAGGCTCCCTGTGTGAAGGGCAGAAAGTGAGTTTCAAAGTTGTTGCCCGGATAAACGGCATATTTTCCGTACCCGTAGTGCGCATCGCGACCACCTTCTCCCGAGCCACCACCCGGCCAGTGCTTGACCATGGCGTTGACGCTGTTGTAGCCCCAGCCACCGGTTATTTCGGCGGCACCAGCCGACGTCTGAAAACCATCGATGTAAGCGCGGGCCATGTCGGTCGCGAGCTGCGGGTCTTCGCCGAAGGTGCCGCTCGCCCGGTTCCAGCGGGGGTCAGTGGCTAAGTCAACCTGTGGCGATAGGGCCGTAGCGATCCCCAGTGCC contains the following coding sequences:
- a CDS encoding acyl-CoA dehydrogenase family protein, producing the protein MTINPVLSQKSWLSDPFKMNRLIDRIAGDAAHTDNEAIFPEKAFDWLSEAGLLAVTVAGGELDNRLPTTERLLNLLKRVGTGNLAVGRIYEGHVNALQLIALYAKPDQEHRWYNDVQVHNHLFSVWNTQANDGVRIHALGNGRYRLEGSKTFCSGAGWIHRPLVTGELIGAQKQGWQMCIIPTESVKPIAQDKRFWQPLGMRSSVSYKLDFTGVEIDEADLLGQPGDYFRQPYFSGGAIRFAAVQLGGAEALFNETRAFLASMNRIDDPMQKARLAEMAYLLESGNQWIATAGSKNDEWLGRGGEIDKIVAYANMTRTAIEEICLRMMALAERCVGARGLMGPLPFERIHRDLTFYLRQPAPDATLADIGRYVLTNQTKAHDLWH
- a CDS encoding PIG-L deacetylase family protein translates to MTSGIDKAHLLEDLAVSIDPQDLSRIGRTLVIAPHPDDESLGCGGTIALLREQGYSVHVLFVSDGTLSHPNSPSYPAERLRQLRESEALEALRILNVSPDNCTFMRQKDRQVATPDRAGFDDAVHFMHTLLLDVDPQTVLVPWRRDPHPDHRASWQILTGAIARLPNRPRVLEYLIWLWELGHDRDMPGPNEMQVWRMPILSVMDQRNQAIAAHRSQVTRLINDDPTAFYLSPELLTHFEAPRELFLEEKKKA
- a CDS encoding class I SAM-dependent DNA methyltransferase, with product MQSLPTTYFDDVYRANSDPWAFETSPYEKAKYEATVAALPNDRYENAFEIGCSIGVLSALLAQRCEKLLSVDASELPLEAARQRLAPYLNIAVRQMSIPNDFPDGHFDLIVMSEVGYYLVIDDLKRARQLMVDHLDTNGHLLLVHWTPFVHDYPLTGDQVHEHFLEIAGEGKSLTHLLGQRTDKYRMDLFVKR
- a CDS encoding glycosyltransferase; this translates as MQTAVDEVLTDPSVNPFLFPAPPSTLLQLSVIVPARNEAHHLTHTLDALRNQQDSAGNPLDPATYEVLLLVNNCTDHSYKVARQYQQTYSDFPLHISEIHLPATKANIGTVRRLLMDEAYRRLTISGSSNGIIASTDGDTVVDKHWVYYIMQEIAKGNDAVGGRILTHPEQSLVRLYHLRNVMYRTLVARAEAILDPSSNDPWPRHFQHFGASIAVTCRVYDQAGRLPEKPYLEDEAFYKALLRMDAKVRQSPHVKVFTSTRTDGRVDIGFSEQLRFWANLDHSGKDQLVEPPAALILKFRNRQKLRAYWHNRSQATGLNDLTPIAQELCIDDQWLKIELKMNPFFGQLWEKVEAKMQQGQWSACWQLVPITTAIQDLRTFLRPYIDA
- a CDS encoding phosphatase PAP2 family protein, which produces MRDAINQVDTALFLWLNSLYASWLDPVMIFATERNTWFPFYALLIGWLIFRYRKQALWMVLTLAAAVAISDQTSSALLKPLTLRLRPCHVPALQKLIHPVMECGGPYGFASSHAANTFALATGLWLLVGQQYPWAKWVFLWAVFVSYSRIYVAAHYPLDVLAGAGIGVLAATLCVTTLRSLQARSANRKAV
- a CDS encoding sugar phosphate isomerase/epimerase family protein; protein product: MLNLGFVSAILADYDLNSVLKFAAEHNFKCVEVMCWPSGNADARRYAGVTHIDVDHLNVEQVHHLTQQHGVSISGLGYYPNPLDPNPEQAEFYREHIKKIIRAAAKLGIPVVNTFIGRNPLLSVADNLKLYAEHWPAIVKVAEENNVKIGIENCPMWFTDDEWPGGKNLATTPAIWDRLFDIIPSRALGLNYDPSHLIWQIMDEVKPIYDYRDRLHHIHLKDVKLYRDKLDRVGIMANPLEYHSPKLPGLGDVRWRNFFAALTDVRYRGPVCIEVEDKAYEGSAEDVRTAILTARNYLSQFLVL
- a CDS encoding response regulator transcription factor encodes the protein MTSSQSSFPGKNPGLPKMNHRELHFLQLACSELTYVQIADRMHVSPRTVDGYREALFERLEVKSRVGLALWAVKAGLVVL
- a CDS encoding dienelactone hydrolase family protein, whose protein sequence is MDQRIINLFDEYTHKPLKRDDFLKRLAKLTGSMASALATLPLLEINYAHAETITRQDDRIKAESVTFPGSDTTMKGYLARPAAAGKYPAVVVIHENRGLNPHIEDVTRRMALAGFLALAPDALSGAGGTPTDEAQVRELFGKLDAQKTRENFVKALDYLKSRPDSTGKLGAVGFCWGGAMANQLAVHDPDLKAAVPFYGRQPEAADVPKIKAAVQLHYGGLDERINAGIPAYEEALKKARVPYELYVYEGAQHAFNNDTAPTRYNEAAAKLAWGRTIKFLKDKLV
- the fumC gene encoding class II fumarate hydratase codes for the protein MEYRIEKDTMGQVQVPANVYWGAQTQRSIENFKIAQDINKMPREIIQAFAYLKKAAALTNLDAGVLPQEKSDLIGQVCDEILEGKLDDQFPLVVWQTGSGTQSNMNVNEVVAYRGHVLHGGQLTDEKKFLHPNDDVNKSQSSNDTFPTAMHIAAYKILLDVTIPGITKLRDTLAAKSKQFMNVVKIGRTHFMDATPLTVGQEFSGYVSQLDHGLRAINNSLAHLSELALGGTAVGTGINTPPNYSENVAKHIANVTGLPFVTAENKFEALAAHDAIVEAHGALKTVAASLMKIGNDIRMLSSGPRAGIGELHIPDNEPGSSIMPGKVNPTQCEAITMVAAQVMGNDVAINFGGALGHFELNVFKPVMIYNFLHSARLIGDACVSFNDKCAEGIEPIEANIKKHVDSSLMLVTALNTKIGYYKAAEIAQTAHKNGSTLKETALQLGYLTEDEFNEWVKPEDMVGEIK
- a CDS encoding glycoside hydrolase family 3 protein: MRNGITCAGLFTLLTASAAIGQNWTETKVDSWTKVTNKGGQTLGYAPNSGVKLLTVNGLAFKDLNKNGKLDSYEDWRLPVATRAKDLASKLSVEQIAGLMLYSKHQPIPAGAGGPFAGTYNGKVFAQSGANASDLSDQQREFLTKDNLRHVLITSVQSPEAAAQWNNNAQALVEGLGLGIPINSSSDPRHGTRANAEFNAGAGGSISMWPSSLGLAATFNPELVKRFGQIAATEYRALGIATALSPQVDLATDPRWNRASGTFGEDPQLATDMARAYIDGFQTSAGAAEITGGWGYNSVNAMVKHWPGGGSGEGGRDAHYGYGKYAVYPGNNFETHFLPFTQGAFKLNGKTGSAAAVMPYYTISYNQDKKNGENVGNSYNKYIIGDLLRGKYKYDGVVCTDWNITANETAVDLFLTGKSWGVDKLSLPERHYKILMAGADQFGGNNDATPVIEAYKMGVKEKGEAAMRARFEQSAVRLLKNIFQVGLFENPYLEPQTSRNVVGKADFMQNGYQAQLQSVVMLKNKAKALPLTKGKTVYIPKRFTPAGRNFLGMEIPEKLEYPVNLTVVKKYFTVTDNPAEADYALVFIQSPDSGGGYNSADAKAGGTGYVPVSLQYGDYTAQGARNPSIAGGDQLEKFTNRSYNGKTAKTINGTDLGMVTETYAKMNGKPVIVSLLVSNPTVVGEFEKQTNAILAHFGVQDQALMDILTGSSEPSALLPMQMPIDMKTVEAQAEDVPRDMKPYVDADGHAYDFGFGLNWKGIIQDARTAKYKKAALSMK